The following are encoded together in the Persephonella sp. genome:
- a CDS encoding folate-binding protein — MFWAELNRFKIKVYGEKSKIKLKNISDTDDILFLHNLLTNDIKGLKKGHFNYNLRLTGSGEPVDDFFVYRDEGFFILDTNKNPEELITELSRLKLSLKVYFEPLKYRHLIISGERAQNFLEDIGFEIPEDFSFMKKENMYVAKNPLRIGKGTYEIFGNVEDVVQKLQQFKKIDEKGLEQLRIKNCIPKIGKELKKGFHPLEANILHAFSLEKGCYVGQETIARVYFRGRPPRTLVLFKTDGNLRENKKILFNRKAVGTITSLTPDKSYGLGYVLRDFAEENREFETENGKIVILKECLFKF; from the coding sequence ATGTTCTGGGCAGAGTTAAACAGGTTTAAAATAAAAGTTTATGGAGAAAAAAGCAAAATCAAGTTAAAAAATATTTCAGATACTGATGATATATTGTTTCTCCACAACCTTTTAACAAATGACATCAAAGGTCTAAAAAAGGGACATTTTAACTACAATCTCCGTTTAACCGGAAGTGGCGAACCTGTTGACGACTTTTTTGTTTACCGTGATGAGGGTTTTTTTATCCTTGACACAAACAAGAACCCTGAAGAACTTATAACAGAGCTGAGCAGACTAAAACTTTCTCTCAAAGTGTATTTTGAACCTTTAAAATACAGGCATCTGATTATTTCTGGTGAAAGGGCTCAAAATTTTTTAGAAGATATAGGATTTGAAATTCCTGAAGATTTTAGTTTTATGAAAAAAGAAAACATGTATGTCGCAAAAAATCCCCTCAGGATAGGAAAAGGAACATATGAGATTTTTGGTAATGTTGAAGATGTAGTGCAAAAACTTCAGCAGTTTAAAAAGATTGATGAAAAAGGTTTAGAGCAGCTCAGGATAAAAAACTGTATCCCAAAGATTGGAAAAGAACTGAAAAAAGGCTTCCACCCCCTTGAGGCAAACATACTGCATGCTTTTAGCCTTGAAAAGGGTTGCTATGTTGGACAGGAGACTATCGCAAGGGTGTATTTCAGGGGAAGACCCCCGAGAACCCTTGTTCTTTTTAAAACTGACGGAAATTTAAGGGAAAACAAAAAAATACTGTTTAACCGAAAAGCAGTAGGAACTATCACCTCTTTAACACCTGACAAAAGCTATGGTCTTGGATATGTTCTGAGAGATTTTGCTGAAGAAAACAGGGAATTTGAGACAGAAAACGGGAAGATAGTTATATTAAAAGAATGTTTATTCAAATTTTAG
- a CDS encoding thioredoxin fold domain-containing protein, producing the protein MRKVLSSLLLLIFIFGIIGCEEKGKKSDKFAVDPNPIIEDAIKNKKFLILIFESENCRYCEKLHREVLSQPDFKEKKIKNNVNIAIIDVNGDRMVIDPETKEKMEESALALVYKVTGYPTIVVFDPKDNFKVLFYQPGFIPKKDFINILDYLGSGCYEKLKFDKYIEKGKQC; encoded by the coding sequence ATGAGAAAAGTATTAAGTTCGTTACTTTTATTAATCTTTATTTTTGGAATTATCGGTTGTGAAGAAAAAGGAAAGAAATCTGATAAATTCGCTGTCGATCCAAATCCTATAATTGAAGATGCTATAAAAAACAAAAAATTTCTTATACTTATCTTTGAATCAGAAAACTGCAGGTATTGTGAGAAACTTCACAGAGAGGTCTTAAGCCAGCCAGATTTTAAGGAAAAAAAGATAAAGAACAATGTAAATATAGCCATTATTGATGTTAACGGGGACAGAATGGTTATAGACCCTGAAACAAAAGAAAAGATGGAAGAGTCTGCTCTTGCTCTCGTTTATAAGGTTACAGGATATCCTACAATAGTAGTTTTTGATCCAAAAGATAACTTTAAAGTTCTGTTTTACCAGCCGGGATTCATACCAAAGAAGGACTTTATAAACATTCTTGATTATCTTGGCTCTGGGTGCTACGAGAAACTCAAGTTTGATAAATACATAGAAAAGGGAAAACAATGTTAG
- a CDS encoding pyridoxal phosphate-dependent aminotransferase produces the protein MKFSDRVLRVKPSQTLVITAKAAEMRKKGIDIIGFGAGEPDFDTPDFVKEAAIKALKEGKTKYTPSAGIPELREGIAKRLKEKNGIDYKPSEVIVTPGAKMGLYEIFAVILNPGDEVIVPAPYWVSYTEQIKLCDGKPVIVETTEENGFILTADIVKSGITEKTKAIVINTPSNPTGAVIPRSELEKIAEICLKNDILIISDECYEEFCYEEEHVSIASLGKEVRDITFTVNAFSKAYSMTGWRLGWVAAPEDHIKKLSIIQSQTISNPTSFAQYGGLAALEDKGKFPAMMKEEFKKRRDYVVNEFLSIEGITCPIPKGAFYVFPNISAYIKGDIKNDIDLTAYLLEEAKVAVVPGSAFGKEGYIRLSYATSMDNIKEGMRRIKEALKKLS, from the coding sequence ATGAAATTCTCTGATAGAGTTTTGAGGGTAAAACCCTCACAGACCCTCGTTATAACAGCAAAAGCCGCAGAAATGAGAAAAAAAGGAATAGATATTATTGGTTTTGGGGCAGGGGAGCCAGATTTTGATACTCCTGATTTTGTAAAAGAAGCGGCAATAAAAGCCCTGAAAGAAGGAAAAACAAAATACACTCCATCTGCAGGAATACCTGAGTTGAGGGAAGGTATAGCCAAAAGACTAAAAGAAAAAAACGGTATCGATTACAAACCTTCAGAAGTTATCGTCACACCGGGAGCAAAAATGGGACTATATGAGATATTTGCTGTTATTTTAAATCCCGGGGATGAGGTGATAGTTCCTGCTCCTTACTGGGTTTCTTACACAGAACAGATAAAACTTTGCGACGGTAAACCTGTTATAGTTGAAACAACGGAAGAAAACGGTTTTATTCTTACTGCCGATATAGTTAAAAGCGGTATAACAGAAAAAACTAAAGCTATTGTAATAAACACACCTTCAAACCCAACAGGTGCGGTCATTCCCCGAAGTGAGCTTGAAAAGATAGCAGAAATATGCCTTAAGAACGACATTTTGATTATTTCTGACGAATGTTATGAGGAGTTTTGTTATGAGGAAGAACATGTCAGTATAGCTTCTTTAGGTAAAGAGGTCAGGGATATAACATTCACAGTTAACGCATTTTCTAAAGCCTACTCAATGACAGGCTGGAGGCTTGGTTGGGTAGCAGCACCGGAAGACCACATTAAAAAGCTATCAATTATCCAGTCCCAGACAATCTCCAATCCAACATCTTTCGCCCAATACGGTGGACTGGCAGCACTTGAGGACAAAGGAAAATTCCCAGCAATGATGAAAGAAGAGTTCAAAAAGAGGAGAGATTATGTCGTGAATGAGTTTCTTTCAATTGAGGGTATTACATGCCCTATTCCAAAAGGGGCTTTTTATGTATTTCCAAATATCTCTGCATACATAAAAGGGGATATAAAAAATGATATTGATCTGACAGCTTATCTTCTTGAGGAGGCAAAAGTTGCTGTTGTTCCCGGGTCTGCTTTCGGGAAGGAAGGTTACATAAGATTATCTTACGCAACATCAATGGACAATATAAAAGAAGGGATGAGAAGAATAAAAGAGGCTCTAAAAAAACTGTCTTGA
- a CDS encoding KpsF/GutQ family sugar-phosphate isomerase — MKELKAVEIGKRVLIEEKNAIQDLISALDDSFNKAVELMLNAQGKVIVTGMGKSGHIGQKIAATLASTGTPSFFLHPAEAIHGDLGMISKGDVILAISNSGETPELLAIIPTIKRWGYKVISITNNPNSSLAKESDVHLFLNVKKEACPLNLAPTSSSTSTLALGDALAVALLELRGFTAEDFARFHPGGSLGKKLMRVYEIMHTGDELPIVKPDTPLKETVVVMSEKGFGASLVVNGDNNLVGIITDGDLRRFIKKGGSIDKSRTDDAMTENPKKITKEILVVEALEIMEKFNITVLPVVEEGKPIGLVHMHDILKSGVI, encoded by the coding sequence CTGAAGGAACTTAAAGCTGTTGAGATAGGTAAAAGGGTATTAATAGAAGAAAAAAATGCGATACAGGATCTTATATCAGCGTTAGACGACAGCTTTAACAAAGCCGTTGAGCTTATGCTAAATGCTCAGGGTAAAGTGATAGTTACAGGAATGGGAAAATCTGGACATATAGGACAAAAGATAGCAGCAACTCTTGCATCAACAGGAACTCCCTCTTTTTTCCTTCACCCTGCAGAAGCGATACACGGAGATCTTGGAATGATCTCAAAAGGCGATGTGATCCTTGCCATATCAAACAGCGGGGAAACACCGGAACTTCTTGCTATAATTCCAACAATAAAGAGGTGGGGATATAAAGTTATCTCTATAACAAATAATCCAAATTCCTCCCTTGCAAAAGAGAGCGACGTTCATCTTTTTTTAAATGTGAAGAAAGAAGCATGTCCACTTAATCTCGCTCCTACTTCATCATCAACATCAACACTTGCTCTGGGAGATGCCCTTGCTGTAGCTCTTCTTGAGCTAAGAGGCTTTACAGCTGAAGATTTTGCCAGATTTCACCCGGGAGGATCATTAGGCAAAAAGCTGATGAGGGTTTATGAAATAATGCACACAGGGGACGAACTTCCTATTGTAAAACCTGACACACCTCTTAAGGAAACTGTTGTTGTGATGTCAGAAAAAGGATTTGGTGCTTCCCTTGTTGTTAACGGGGATAATAACCTTGTTGGGATAATAACAGACGGGGATCTTAGAAGATTTATCAAAAAAGGGGGAAGTATAGACAAAAGCAGAACCGATGATGCAATGACAGAAAATCCAAAAAAAATAACAAAAGAGATCCTTGTGGTTGAGGCTCTTGAAATAATGGAAAAATTTAACATAACCGTTCTTCCTGTAGTTGAGGAAGGAAAACCTATAGGACTTGTTCATATGCATGACATACTCAAAAGCGGTGTTATTTAA
- the tmk gene encoding dTMP kinase, with translation MRGYFITFEGIEGAGKSTQSVMLHNYLVEKNKKVILTKEPGGTETGKKIRQILLSPSDEIFPPLAELFLYEADRNFHIHNLIKPKIDQGYTVICDRFTDSTLAYQGYARELDIDFVKKLNNIASEGIKPDITFLIDIPVEEGLKRIQKTREKDRIEKEEIVFHKKLRAGFLKIAQEEKDRIVVLNGLEPPENIFRQVIEILKNRNII, from the coding sequence ATGAGAGGATACTTTATAACATTTGAAGGGATAGAAGGGGCAGGAAAATCAACCCAGTCTGTTATGCTCCACAACTATCTGGTTGAAAAAAACAAAAAGGTGATTTTGACAAAAGAGCCGGGAGGAACAGAAACAGGCAAAAAAATAAGACAGATACTCCTATCCCCTTCAGATGAGATCTTCCCTCCCCTTGCCGAGCTTTTCCTGTATGAAGCTGACAGAAATTTTCATATCCACAATCTTATAAAACCTAAGATTGATCAGGGCTACACTGTTATCTGCGACAGATTTACAGACTCAACCCTTGCATATCAGGGGTATGCACGGGAGTTAGACATTGATTTTGTGAAGAAACTTAACAACATCGCATCAGAGGGTATAAAACCTGACATAACATTTTTGATTGATATTCCTGTGGAGGAGGGCTTAAAGAGAATTCAAAAAACAAGGGAAAAAGACAGAATAGAAAAAGAGGAGATAGTTTTTCATAAAAAACTAAGGGCTGGATTTTTAAAAATAGCACAGGAAGAAAAAGACAGGATTGTTGTTTTAAATGGACTTGAACCTCCTGAAAATATATTCAGGCAGGTTATAGAGATTTTAAAAAACAGGAATATAATCTAA
- a CDS encoding LysR family transcriptional regulator: MEVLDYHKLKIFKTVADTRSFSKAAELLFLSQPTVTLQIKKIENYLGITLFKREKKGVVLTEEGKLLYQYASKILDDYSLLEEGLSNLRENLQRNLRIGASTTIGDFLLPDILPDFIKNKGDIKVNLFVGNSKEIEEGILSKTFYIGLIEDEVHSNKYEKFEFFSDEIILIASKNTNIPDVIEPENLKKYKFVFREQGSGTRNIIEKKLEKKGVRIKADIEISSSKAIARFVANSDYLSFVSRLVVKNLLGVHLKEVKIKGIKFTRKFYCITQKNIRLPKLDREFINYLISIE; this comes from the coding sequence ATGGAAGTTTTAGACTACCACAAGCTAAAAATCTTTAAGACTGTTGCAGACACAAGAAGTTTTTCAAAAGCTGCAGAGCTTTTGTTTCTTTCTCAGCCGACAGTAACTTTGCAGATAAAAAAAATAGAGAACTATCTGGGAATAACACTATTTAAAAGGGAAAAAAAGGGTGTTGTTCTGACAGAGGAAGGAAAACTTCTTTACCAGTACGCATCTAAAATTCTTGATGACTACAGCCTTCTTGAGGAAGGTCTTTCAAATCTAAGGGAAAATCTCCAGAGAAATCTCAGAATAGGTGCAAGCACAACTATAGGAGATTTTCTTCTTCCTGATATTCTTCCTGATTTTATAAAGAATAAAGGAGACATAAAGGTAAATCTTTTTGTTGGAAATTCCAAAGAGATTGAAGAAGGAATACTATCAAAAACTTTCTACATAGGGCTGATAGAAGATGAAGTCCATTCAAATAAGTATGAAAAGTTTGAGTTTTTTTCTGATGAGATTATACTGATTGCTTCTAAAAATACAAACATTCCTGATGTTATAGAACCTGAAAATCTAAAAAAATACAAGTTTGTATTCAGAGAACAAGGTTCAGGAACAAGAAATATCATTGAGAAAAAACTTGAAAAGAAAGGTGTAAGAATAAAGGCTGATATTGAGATAAGCAGTAGTAAGGCGATAGCGAGATTTGTCGCAAACTCAGATTATTTATCTTTTGTATCAAGACTAGTGGTAAAAAATCTTTTAGGTGTTCATCTAAAAGAGGTAAAAATTAAAGGTATTAAATTTACAAGAAAGTTTTACTGTATAACCCAGAAAAACATCAGACTTCCAAAGTTGGATAGAGAGTTTATAAATTACCTCATAAGCATTGAGTAA
- a CDS encoding DNA polymerase III subunit delta', which produces MKVIGHEETKKIIRLFLDKGYSSYSFLFEGKDCTGKKLIALLTARAFLCEKGYGFGCSDCESCRLTDNTISNIYKNTHLNPHPDIMLISPEKEIKIDQIRSVIDFLRLKGKKVVIIEKAEKMNVEASNSLLKTLEEPPSDSMIILTTSNQQLLLPTIVSRCKKIRFRPLKPEEIQHILSLEGMDEKMLKTAVALSDGSMCIPETMLKKPNLFKYAKDLYTILSLNELHPEGIITLGEIFDKLDQEDINRILDIVEKILYKKTLKGDISPDFYDRFIKENQELRKSISKGVKKKLAVEGMYFNLKTGG; this is translated from the coding sequence ATGAAAGTGATAGGACATGAGGAAACAAAAAAGATAATAAGACTTTTTTTAGATAAAGGCTACAGTTCTTACTCATTTCTCTTTGAGGGAAAGGATTGCACAGGAAAAAAGCTGATAGCCCTCCTGACTGCAAGGGCTTTCCTGTGCGAAAAAGGATATGGATTTGGTTGTAGTGATTGTGAAAGTTGCAGGCTTACAGATAACACAATATCCAACATATACAAAAACACCCATCTGAACCCACACCCTGACATAATGCTGATTTCTCCTGAAAAAGAGATAAAGATAGATCAGATAAGATCGGTTATTGATTTTCTCAGGTTAAAAGGTAAAAAAGTTGTAATAATAGAAAAAGCAGAAAAGATGAATGTTGAGGCGTCAAACTCCCTGCTGAAAACACTTGAAGAACCGCCCTCTGACAGCATGATAATACTTACAACATCAAATCAACAGCTTTTACTTCCGACAATCGTATCAAGATGCAAAAAAATCAGGTTCAGACCTTTAAAACCTGAAGAGATACAACATATACTTTCCCTTGAAGGCATGGACGAAAAAATGTTAAAAACAGCGGTGGCACTTTCAGATGGAAGTATGTGCATACCTGAAACAATGCTCAAAAAACCTAATCTTTTTAAATATGCAAAAGATCTGTATACAATACTTTCCCTAAACGAGCTACACCCTGAAGGAATTATTACTCTGGGAGAGATATTTGATAAACTTGATCAGGAAGATATAAACAGGATACTGGATATTGTTGAGAAGATACTTTATAAAAAGACATTAAAAGGGGATATAAGCCCTGACTTTTATGATAGATTTATTAAGGAAAATCAGGAGCTAAGGAAATCTATATCAAAAGGTGTAAAGAAAAAATTAGCAGTTGAAGGAATGTATTTCAATCTAAAAACAGGAGGATAA
- a CDS encoding molybdenum cofactor biosynthesis protein MoaE: MGIPEVYIGEKWFDINEVLNSYRDKTCGAVDIFLGIPRSAPEDGDIKELHYEAYTSMAEKVIREIIKEAKEQFGIKHAVVHHRTGVVPVLVPSFLVVVWAGHRQEAFEACRYIVDETKARAPIWKKEVFTTGEESWK; encoded by the coding sequence ATGGGCATACCTGAGGTTTACATAGGCGAAAAATGGTTTGATATAAACGAGGTTCTAAACAGCTACAGGGATAAAACATGTGGGGCTGTTGATATATTCTTGGGAATTCCCAGATCTGCACCTGAAGATGGAGACATTAAAGAACTTCATTATGAAGCATACACATCAATGGCAGAAAAGGTTATAAGAGAGATAATAAAGGAGGCAAAAGAACAGTTTGGTATAAAACATGCTGTTGTCCATCACAGAACAGGTGTGGTTCCTGTTCTTGTGCCGTCATTTCTTGTTGTAGTCTGGGCAGGACACAGACAGGAAGCATTTGAAGCCTGTAGATACATCGTAGATGAAACAAAAGCAAGAGCACCTATATGGAAAAAAGAGGTGTTCACTACAGGGGAGGAAAGCTGGAAATAG
- a CDS encoding TlyA family RNA methyltransferase encodes MVKKERIDKILVEKGLVESREKAQRLIMAGVVFVDGERVDKPGTKVKTDVKIHIKEKEKYVSRGGYKLEKGIRVFKPDIKGKICIDIGSSTGGFTDCLLQHGAKKVYAVDVGTHQLHEKLRKDPRVVLLEKTNARYLTKKEIPENIQFFVSDVSFISILKILPNICDLIEDGAEGIILIKPQFELSKKEVKGGVVKDPDLHRKAIKKVIQGLEENCYCVKDITFSETWGPEGNIEFLAYLVKKDDTSQCTGKITDEKIDNVVKKAHEKFISK; translated from the coding sequence ATGGTAAAAAAAGAAAGGATTGATAAGATTCTTGTTGAAAAGGGGCTTGTTGAAAGCAGGGAAAAAGCCCAGAGACTTATTATGGCAGGCGTTGTTTTTGTTGATGGAGAGAGGGTTGATAAACCGGGAACAAAAGTAAAAACCGATGTCAAAATCCACATAAAAGAAAAAGAAAAGTATGTTTCCAGAGGCGGATACAAACTTGAAAAAGGGATAAGAGTTTTTAAACCTGATATAAAAGGAAAAATCTGTATTGATATAGGCTCATCAACAGGAGGTTTTACAGATTGCCTCCTACAGCATGGGGCAAAAAAGGTATATGCTGTTGATGTTGGAACACACCAGTTACACGAAAAGCTAAGAAAAGATCCAAGGGTTGTTTTGCTTGAGAAAACAAATGCAAGGTATCTCACAAAAAAAGAAATACCTGAGAATATACAGTTTTTTGTTTCTGATGTTTCTTTTATATCTATTCTGAAAATACTTCCAAACATATGCGATCTTATTGAAGACGGGGCTGAAGGGATAATACTTATAAAACCACAATTTGAGCTTTCAAAAAAAGAGGTAAAAGGAGGGGTTGTTAAAGATCCTGATCTCCACAGAAAAGCGATTAAAAAAGTAATTCAGGGACTTGAGGAGAACTGTTACTGTGTGAAAGATATCACATTTTCAGAAACATGGGGACCTGAAGGAAATATAGAGTTTCTTGCTTATCTGGTGAAAAAAGATGACACCAGTCAATGCACAGGAAAAATAACAGATGAGAAAATAGATAATGTGGTAAAAAAAGCCCATGAAAAATTCATTAGTAAATGA
- the ricT gene encoding regulatory iron-sulfur-containing complex subunit RicT translates to MVSIDTKTVRIRFLDTHKFSDLDNVPENIQKGDFVVVETEKGEELVLVVGRSVPDPDNPSTYKFLRKATKKDIEIFDKHEKEAEKALNLCKKLAENLGLKMNLLKSYIPLNRSKILFYYVSEGRVDFRQLVKELAKKLRMRIEMRQVGVRDGVQMAGAIGICGNQCCCSLFIDRFDTVNVEMLEEQNLPPTPSKFTGICGRLMCCLAFEIDNYSIRKNLPEIDSEVVIDGKTFRVKGYDFIKEEITFISDLGEIVTYSFDQLDKLGIYKKLPCEGCGFKNGGEEKIESEGT, encoded by the coding sequence ATGGTTTCTATAGATACAAAAACTGTGAGAATTAGATTTTTAGATACACATAAATTCAGCGATCTTGATAATGTTCCTGAAAATATCCAAAAAGGGGATTTTGTCGTTGTTGAGACAGAAAAAGGTGAGGAACTTGTTCTTGTGGTTGGAAGGTCTGTTCCTGATCCTGATAATCCATCTACTTACAAATTTTTGAGAAAAGCAACAAAGAAGGATATAGAAATATTTGATAAACATGAAAAAGAGGCTGAAAAAGCTCTAAATCTGTGTAAAAAGCTGGCTGAAAATCTAGGACTAAAGATGAACCTTCTTAAATCCTACATTCCCCTAAACAGATCAAAAATACTTTTTTACTATGTTTCAGAAGGTCGCGTCGACTTCAGACAGCTTGTTAAGGAACTTGCAAAAAAATTAAGAATGAGAATAGAGATGAGGCAGGTTGGCGTTAGGGACGGGGTTCAGATGGCAGGAGCGATAGGGATTTGCGGAAATCAATGCTGTTGCTCTTTGTTTATAGACAGGTTTGATACTGTTAATGTTGAGATGCTTGAGGAGCAAAATCTCCCTCCTACACCATCAAAATTTACAGGGATTTGCGGAAGACTGATGTGCTGTCTTGCCTTTGAGATTGACAACTACTCAATTAGAAAAAATCTTCCTGAAATAGACAGTGAGGTTGTAATTGACGGAAAAACCTTCAGGGTAAAAGGGTATGATTTTATAAAAGAGGAGATTACATTCATATCTGATCTTGGGGAGATTGTAACTTATAGTTTTGATCAGCTTGATAAGCTGGGTATTTACAAAAAACTTCCTTGTGAAGGGTGCGGTTTCAAAAATGGAGGAGAAGAAAAGATTGAATCTGAAGGAACTTAA